The Treponema primitia ZAS-1 genome contains the following window.
GCAGTTTTTCAAAGCCCAAAACCCGGAGGAGTTGGCCATGATAGCGGAAAAAGATCCGGCGATTAAGCAAGCGGTTGCGTTGGTGATGGAACTAAACGATGACGAGCGGGCCAGGCTGATAGCCGATGCCCAGTGGAAACAGCGTATGGACCAGGCGGGCCGGGAACGACAAAGCTATAGGGAAGGCACGGAAGAAGGCCGGAACGAGGTTTTGGAACTCATGGAACAGGGTTTTACCTTGGAACAGATTAAGGAAAAGCTTTCCGGCGGCCGGTGGCCTCCGAAATCCTATACCAAATAAAAAGACCGGCGCACCGTAACACGTCTCCGGCGGCAACACCTGCCCAAGCGCCATAAATGCCGAGGGAGCTTCGGGAGAGCGTAAACGCCAAAACCGGTTTCATCACATTGGATGCGATGCTCACCACCGAAGGCGGGATGGTTTTGCCCTTGCCTTTAAAGGTTCCCGATAAAACCGCTTCAATGTTCATGGGTATCTGCGCTACCGCAAAAATCCAAAGGTACTGTTTGCCCAGTTCCGCAATTTCCGGGTTGGGCAGAAATAGTAAGAAAGCATATTTCCCCGCGGTAAGGAAAAAAACGACAATCAATGTGCCCCAGGCTGCCATCATCCCAAGGGAAAGTTTTACCGCCCGGGCAATGCGCTCAGTTTTTCCCGCGCCGTAATTCTGCCCGACAAAGGCGACCAGGGCGGAACCAAAACCGCCGCCGATGAGCCATGACAGCGATTCTATCTGGCTGCCGATTTTTCCGACGGCAAACACCGCAGGGCCAAACCTCGCCTCTATCCGTTGGCTCAGCATGGACAAAAAACAGAAAAACAAACTTTCAAGGCCAATGGGGACCGACCATTTGAGTATCCGTGCTATTTTTTTCCTGTCCGGTTTGAAACGGAAACGGAAGGTGTCAAAGGGACGACTTTTAAACCGCTTAATGGCAATAAGCATAAGGACACAAACCAGGCTTTGCGCAAAGATGGTGGCATAGGCTGCACCGCGTATGCCCAGACCAAGGGTCAATATGCACAGCGGGTCAAGCACAACGTTGCAGGCTAAACCGATGCTGTTGATCACAAAGGGCACCCGGGAATTGCCCGCCGCATTAAATGCGCCGCTCAGGACACCGGAAATAAAGGCGGGAATGATGCCGAAACCCACAATGCGCAGGTACGCCGCCGCATCGTCCAATACTACGGCCTCTCCAATGGGAAAAAACGACGCCAGTAGTTTTGGAATAAAAATAAAAGCGCCGCCGCAAAAGACGCCCAACAAGAAATTGATAAGCAGGGCATTCCGCAAAAAATCAATGGCGCCGTTTTTGTCCCCCCTGCCAAGGCTTTGGGCAACCCCTATTTCCGCACCCATGCGCCCGATAAGGAGAAAGCCCATGGAAAGCCACATGTACATCCCCGCAGCCCCGCTGGCCGCAACCGAAAAACTCCCCAGCCTGCCCAGCCAAAACATATCGGTTAGGTTATAGGCCATTTGGAGAAATTGGGTTCCCATAATAGGAGCCGCCACCAGGATGATTTTTTTAACGATGCTTCCTTCGGTAAGGTCGAAGCTGCCCTTGAAGTTCTCCATGGATGATTTAACCGATAGTCATGGTATCAGAATTCATCCGCCTGTGATACCCGCCATGACATACACAAAAATATTGTAGGCGCCGTGGGCCCAGGCTATGCCATGGAGGCTTCGACGGCGGGAAAATATAAAGAAAAGCAGTAATCCTGCGAGAAGGGCGTTCAGGGCGCCCAGGGGGCCTTCGTAGACATGACAGAGGGCAAAAAGGATGCTTGAAACGATCATGGCCTTTACCGGACCGATGCCGCCCTGCTTGAACCGGGTGAACAGGTAAAACCGGAAGTAGCTTTCCTCCAGATAGCCGGTGCTGAGGCAGGAGAGGATCATAACCAGAAAGGCAGCCAATCCTTGGGGAACGCCGATGTCGGGGGCCGAGACAGGGGCCGGGAAAAGCGTACCCGCCAGGGAAACCAGGGCGCCCAGGACCAGGAGACAGGGAAGGGCAAAAAAGACGGTGACCAGGTCCCGGGGGCGGGGACGGAGATCGGAAAGGGACGAAAATAGACGGCCGGTATGGAGGAGCAGATACCAAATAAGGGCCAGGGAAGAGATGTTATAGGTAAAAATGCGGGCAAGTTCCTGGTTTATCGAAAAAGCGTAGGCCGCGGTATCGGGGGAAGAAAAGACCCAGGAAGGGAGGAAGAGGACCCAATAGAGGATGAAAGGTTCAATATATGCGGCTGCGTTATACGTTCCCCACGCTCCTTTTGACATGTCTGCCCGGCTCCTGTATAGTGTATTGTAATTAAAACAGGGGAAATGGGAAATGGGTTTATACATACTAATGGGCATAGTGCCGGTTTTGGCTATCCTGGTACTTATTCTGCATCGCCCTCAGGAGGCAAAAAAGGGATCCCGGAGATCGCGAACACAGTTTTACGGCAAGGGAAAGGCGGCGGGATTTTCTTTTAAGGAGATCAATATCCTCAAGAATATTGCTATCCAAGCCATGATGGGGGATTATACCCTCCTTTTTCAGTCCCCGGCGCAAATGGATACGTGTATCCGTACCCTGGCACGGACCATGCGGGTTAGTGGGGATGAGGACCCGGCAAAACAGGATTTCCTGGCAAGGCTCTATGAATACCGGAAAAAAATCGAAATGGAGGGAACAAAACAGGGGATCACCAGTTCCCGGGAAATATCGGAAGGTCAGAATTTACGGATAGTGATCAACAATTCTGCGATGTACCAGGCCAGGGTTATAAGAAACAGTTACCAATATATCCTTATAACCCGGCCTGCCAATCCGAAGATAAGGACCTCCATCTCCTGGACAGGGCAGAAGCTTTCCATCTATTTCTGGAAGGAAGGGGATGCGGGATACGTGTTTGACTGCGATGTGCTGGATGAAGTATTTACCAATGGCACCATGGCGCTCCAGATAAGCCATTCCGATTCCCTTTTCAGAACCCAAAAAAGAAAATCCATCCGGCTAAAGACCCATAAATCATCCTTTCTCTACATTCTTAACGGTAAGGAGGGCTCCCATAAGCTCGAGACAGTGCCGGGACTGAAGTGTATTGTGGAGGATCTTTCCGATACGGGCTGCTCGGTAACCATTGGCGGGAAGGCGAACAAGGGTATGCGGGTTAAACTCCAGTTTGTGCTCGATAAAAAGGCATCAAGCATGAGCGGTACCGTCCGGTCCGTGGAGTATAACGACGAAACCAACCGTTCCCTACTCCACATTGAGGCGGACCCCCTGAAACAGGAACTGAAAAACTCCATATTTGGAGAGGTGTTCGGTATGAATCCGGGGGACGATAATTTTCTTTCCAAGTAAAGCAAAATACTCCAGGGAAGCATACAAGGGGCAGGAGTGATCTATTAAAACTAAATTAACACCCGTTCTTTGGGCTTCCCTGGGGGCTGCCCTAAGCTATTACACTTTGCCGGGAATCCGGGACCCCTTCCGTGCCCGCTTCATCCTTGGCCTGTCGATTTTTCTCATCGCCCTGGTCTCCCTCAGCCGGGTCTTAGCTCAGGCTGGGATCCAGCGCCGGCTTCTCGCCCTTAGCGCGGGGCTCATCCTGGGGATTGCCGCCGCCGCCTCCCTGGAGGGCCCTCCGCAGCTGGGGCTGCCCGGGGAAGCGGTTCGGGGTATCAGCGGCGTTATGGGGGAGGATCCCCGGGAATCAAGCGGCGGCCAAGGCGCCCGTAGGGCGGCAGGGATGGGTTACCTTGAACTACGGGGCGTTACCGGCGCCGGGGGACTACGCGCCACCGCCCGGGGCCGGGTTCTGGTCTTTTTCCCCCCCGAAGCCCTGCCCCGTTTACGGGAATTCGGCCGGGGCGCCGAGGTCCTTGTGGAGGGGGCTTTCGCCGGGGGGACCGGCGGCTTTAACGGAGCTTCGCCCATGTTCCGGGCAAAGGCGGTTCACATCGTAGGGCCCGCTCCGGCCTGGGAACAGCTGCGTACCGGGATACGGCTGGCCATCCTGGATAAACTGAAACCCCATATATGGGGCGGCTTGGGCGCCGCGCTGCTGCTGGGGGTGAAGGATAACCTGGATAGCGAACTTGCAAAGAAGTACCAATTTGCGGGATGCTCCCATGTATTGGCCCTATCGGGGATGCACCTGGCCATAGTCGCGGCCATCACCGCCTTCTTCCTCCGTAAACCCCTGGGGCTCAAGCTATCGTCTATCACCGGAGCGGCTTT
Protein-coding sequences here:
- a CDS encoding MATE family efflux transporter, giving the protein MENFKGSFDLTEGSIVKKIILVAAPIMGTQFLQMAYNLTDMFWLGRLGSFSVAASGAAGMYMWLSMGFLLIGRMGAEIGVAQSLGRGDKNGAIDFLRNALLINFLLGVFCGGAFIFIPKLLASFFPIGEAVVLDDAAAYLRIVGFGIIPAFISGVLSGAFNAAGNSRVPFVINSIGLACNVVLDPLCILTLGLGIRGAAYATIFAQSLVCVLMLIAIKRFKSRPFDTFRFRFKPDRKKIARILKWSVPIGLESLFFCFLSMLSQRIEARFGPAVFAVGKIGSQIESLSWLIGGGFGSALVAFVGQNYGAGKTERIARAVKLSLGMMAAWGTLIVVFFLTAGKYAFLLFLPNPEIAELGKQYLWIFAVAQIPMNIEAVLSGTFKGKGKTIPPSVVSIASNVMKPVLAFTLSRSSLGIYGAWAGVAAGDVLRCAGLFIWYRISEATGRRKAFP
- a CDS encoding CPBP family intramembrane glutamic endopeptidase; protein product: MSKGAWGTYNAAAYIEPFILYWVLFLPSWVFSSPDTAAYAFSINQELARIFTYNISSLALIWYLLLHTGRLFSSLSDLRPRPRDLVTVFFALPCLLVLGALVSLAGTLFPAPVSAPDIGVPQGLAAFLVMILSCLSTGYLEESYFRFYLFTRFKQGGIGPVKAMIVSSILFALCHVYEGPLGALNALLAGLLLFFIFSRRRSLHGIAWAHGAYNIFVYVMAGITGG
- a CDS encoding PilZ domain-containing protein translates to MGLYILMGIVPVLAILVLILHRPQEAKKGSRRSRTQFYGKGKAAGFSFKEINILKNIAIQAMMGDYTLLFQSPAQMDTCIRTLARTMRVSGDEDPAKQDFLARLYEYRKKIEMEGTKQGITSSREISEGQNLRIVINNSAMYQARVIRNSYQYILITRPANPKIRTSISWTGQKLSIYFWKEGDAGYVFDCDVLDEVFTNGTMALQISHSDSLFRTQKRKSIRLKTHKSSFLYILNGKEGSHKLETVPGLKCIVEDLSDTGCSVTIGGKANKGMRVKLQFVLDKKASSMSGTVRSVEYNDETNRSLLHIEADPLKQELKNSIFGEVFGMNPGDDNFLSK
- a CDS encoding ComEC/Rec2 family competence protein; the protein is MPGIRDPFRARFILGLSIFLIALVSLSRVLAQAGIQRRLLALSAGLILGIAAAASLEGPPQLGLPGEAVRGISGVMGEDPRESSGGQGARRAAGMGYLELRGVTGAGGLRATARGRVLVFFPPEALPRLREFGRGAEVLVEGAFAGGTGGFNGASPMFRAKAVHIVGPAPAWEQLRTGIRLAILDKLKPHIWGGLGAALLLGVKDNLDSELAKKYQFAGCSHVLALSGMHLAIVAAITAFFLRKPLGLKLSSITGAAFILLYVALIGAQPSLERAAIMYLLGAAVVLGFLPRQPRTSGPISLLAMAFLIQIVLRPSSGTSLSFILSYLALAGILTVGEFFHGILRGRLPELLASPLAASLGAYLATAAVVAAGFGIIRPVGLLAGLVIVPLTTVFMVGAMAALALSFISPFLTGIAGMGLTLFYSLLDHTVTLAARVPGLAANGWGRELFLSFLVVVLCIFPGRPYSIRRQSLAPFN